Proteins from a single region of Nocardiopsis dassonvillei subsp. dassonvillei DSM 43111:
- a CDS encoding amino acid ABC transporter permease: protein MSAQSSVLFDAPGPKARRRNALYTVVTVFLALIGLAVLYLGFNGTLRDTGFSLFNPLTWGPLGDPATWAVNPAGEWASDKWAPFLQPATWTDYVVPGLQNTLTAALTASVLAILFGLVFGIGRLSDKWWIRVPAGAVVEFFRGIPLLMLIFFTMALPIVAYQMFDIPAGTFQVSALAAVVTGLTLYNGSVLAEVFRAGVLAVPKGQSEAAQAIGMTRGQNMRLILIPQAITAMMPAIVAQLVVLLKDSALGYIIAFPEMLRSFTLLATREGNVIPAAIICAAIYIAINLSLSRVAIWLERRNARRGRPSAKPTGGGDIPAQPVAAPGGGTGDGSAKAEGPAGSVAVEPTVQEPLPDALDGSRPAKSGDGDDPDGRADRKD from the coding sequence ATGAGCGCGCAGAGCTCCGTCCTCTTCGACGCGCCCGGCCCCAAGGCCCGCAGGCGCAACGCCCTCTACACGGTCGTCACGGTGTTCCTGGCCCTGATCGGCCTGGCCGTCCTGTATCTGGGGTTCAACGGCACCCTGCGCGACACCGGGTTCTCGCTGTTCAACCCGCTCACCTGGGGGCCGCTGGGCGACCCGGCGACCTGGGCGGTCAACCCCGCGGGCGAGTGGGCCTCGGACAAGTGGGCGCCGTTCCTGCAGCCCGCCACCTGGACCGACTACGTCGTCCCGGGCCTGCAGAACACGCTGACCGCGGCGCTGACCGCCTCGGTCCTGGCCATCCTCTTCGGCCTGGTGTTCGGCATCGGCCGCCTGTCCGACAAGTGGTGGATCCGCGTTCCGGCCGGGGCCGTCGTGGAGTTCTTCCGCGGCATCCCGCTGCTGATGCTGATCTTCTTCACGATGGCGCTGCCCATCGTGGCCTACCAGATGTTCGACATCCCCGCGGGCACCTTCCAGGTCTCGGCGCTGGCCGCCGTCGTCACGGGTCTGACCCTGTACAACGGCTCCGTGCTGGCGGAGGTCTTCCGCGCGGGCGTCCTCGCGGTGCCCAAGGGCCAGTCCGAGGCCGCGCAGGCCATCGGGATGACCCGGGGCCAGAACATGCGGCTGATCCTCATCCCGCAGGCGATCACCGCGATGATGCCCGCGATCGTGGCGCAGCTCGTGGTCCTGCTCAAGGACTCCGCACTGGGCTACATCATCGCCTTCCCCGAGATGCTGCGCAGCTTCACCCTGCTGGCCACGCGCGAGGGCAACGTGATCCCGGCCGCGATCATCTGCGCGGCCATCTACATCGCCATCAACCTCTCGCTGAGCCGGGTCGCGATCTGGCTGGAGCGGCGCAACGCCCGCCGCGGTCGGCCCTCGGCCAAGCCCACCGGCGGCGGGGACATCCCGGCCCAGCCCGTGGCCGCGCCCGGGGGCGGCACCGGAGACGGCAGCGCCAAGGCCGAGGGCCCCGCCGGGTCCGTGGCGGTGGAGCCCACCGTGCAGGAGCCGCTGCCCGACGCGCTGGACGGGTCCCGCCCGGCGAAGTCCGGCGACGGCGACGACCCGGACGGCAGGGCGGACCGGAAGGACTGA
- a CDS encoding amino acid ABC transporter permease, whose protein sequence is MEAFLSNIDRVVDGFSWTVRLTLLSALFSFVLGVLLTAMRVSPVPLLRGLATAYVEGIRSTPLTLVLLFCGLGLNSALGIALADSVAWDVFWWAVIGLSGYTACFVSESLRAGINTIPLGQVEAARSLGLTFTQNLRMIVIPQALRTVVGPLGSVLIALIKNTTVASVAGLGVQEASREMKLMFDQGIAPVLPTFVGFAIGFLILTLPTGYFFGWLSKRVAVVR, encoded by the coding sequence ATGGAAGCCTTTCTCAGCAATATCGACAGGGTTGTCGACGGTTTCTCATGGACCGTCCGGCTCACCCTCCTCAGCGCCCTCTTCTCCTTCGTCCTGGGCGTCCTGCTCACGGCCATGCGGGTCTCCCCCGTTCCGCTCCTGCGCGGTCTGGCCACCGCCTACGTCGAGGGCATCCGCAGCACGCCCCTGACCCTGGTCCTGCTCTTCTGCGGCCTGGGCCTGAACAGCGCCCTGGGGATCGCCCTGGCCGACAGCGTCGCGTGGGACGTGTTCTGGTGGGCCGTCATCGGCCTGTCCGGCTACACCGCCTGCTTCGTCTCGGAGTCGCTGCGCGCGGGGATCAACACGATCCCCCTCGGCCAGGTGGAGGCGGCCCGCTCGCTGGGCCTGACCTTCACCCAGAACCTGCGGATGATCGTCATCCCGCAGGCGCTGCGCACCGTCGTCGGCCCGCTGGGCAGCGTGCTCATCGCGCTGATCAAGAACACGACCGTCGCCTCCGTCGCGGGGCTGGGCGTTCAGGAGGCGTCCAGGGAGATGAAGCTCATGTTCGACCAGGGCATCGCCCCGGTCCTGCCGACCTTCGTCGGCTTCGCGATCGGCTTCCTGATCCTGACCCTGCCGACCGGCTACTTCTTCGGCTGGCTCTCCAAGCGCGTGGCGGTGGTCCGATGA
- a CDS encoding glutamate ABC transporter substrate-binding protein, with product MRVRRISTILGGTAALAFALSACGTADVGGGSGGEGGGGEGGGDTITIGVKYDQPGLGLLDGDAPVGFDVDVATYIAGELGYEPEQIEWTEAASANRESFLQQGTVDMVIATYSITDERRQVVDFAGPYYVAQQDILVQADNEDIQGPEDLAGKVLCSASGSRSANNIVDDMGIDAELREAGNYSECLSLLGNGTVDAVTTDNTILAGFAAQDPGTYRVVNNPFGEERYGVGLPAGSTERCEEVNAAIQKMWDEGYAVEALETAFGETDFAYEETAPEVDACQ from the coding sequence ATGCGAGTCCGTCGCATCAGCACCATCCTGGGCGGCACCGCGGCCCTGGCCTTCGCCCTCAGCGCCTGTGGCACCGCCGACGTCGGCGGCGGCAGCGGCGGCGAGGGCGGCGGCGGCGAGGGTGGCGGCGACACCATCACCATCGGCGTCAAGTACGACCAGCCCGGCCTGGGCCTGCTGGACGGCGACGCCCCCGTCGGCTTCGACGTGGACGTGGCCACCTACATCGCCGGCGAGCTCGGCTACGAGCCCGAGCAGATCGAGTGGACCGAGGCCGCCTCCGCCAACCGCGAGTCCTTCCTCCAGCAGGGCACCGTCGACATGGTGATCGCCACCTACTCGATCACCGACGAGCGCCGCCAGGTCGTCGACTTCGCCGGGCCGTACTACGTCGCCCAGCAGGACATCCTGGTCCAGGCCGACAACGAGGACATCCAGGGCCCCGAGGACCTGGCGGGCAAGGTCCTGTGCTCGGCCTCCGGCTCCCGCTCGGCCAACAACATCGTCGACGACATGGGCATCGACGCCGAGCTGCGCGAGGCGGGCAACTACTCCGAGTGCCTGTCCCTGCTGGGCAACGGCACCGTCGACGCGGTGACCACCGACAACACCATCCTCGCGGGCTTCGCCGCGCAGGACCCGGGCACCTACCGCGTGGTCAACAACCCCTTCGGCGAGGAGCGCTACGGCGTGGGCCTGCCCGCCGGCTCCACGGAGCGGTGCGAGGAGGTCAACGCCGCCATCCAGAAGATGTGGGACGAGGGCTACGCGGTCGAGGCCCTGGAGACCGCCTTCGGTGAGACCGACTTCGCCTACGAGGAGACCGCTCCCGAGGTCGACGCCTGCCAGTAG
- a CDS encoding amino acid ABC transporter ATP-binding protein — MTSTPLVVLENVNKHFGDLHVLRDIDLTVNSGEVVVVIGPSGSGKSTLCRTINRLETIDAGTITLDGQPLPAEGRGLARLRSDVGMVFQSFNLFAHKTVLQNVTLGPTKVLRMNKAEADARGMELLERVRIGNQANKYPAQLSGGQQQRVAIARALAMNPKVILFDEPTSALDPEMVQEVLDVMTDLASEGMTMVVVTHEMGFARRAANRVVFMADGQIVEENTPDEFFTNPRSERAQDFLSKILTH, encoded by the coding sequence ATGACCTCAACTCCTCTCGTCGTGCTGGAGAACGTCAACAAGCACTTCGGCGACCTGCACGTGCTCCGCGACATCGATCTGACGGTTAACTCCGGCGAGGTGGTAGTCGTCATCGGGCCGTCCGGTTCCGGCAAGTCGACGCTGTGCCGCACGATCAACCGCCTGGAGACGATCGACGCCGGCACCATCACGCTGGACGGACAGCCGCTGCCCGCGGAGGGCCGCGGCCTGGCCCGGCTCCGCAGCGACGTGGGCATGGTCTTCCAGTCGTTCAACCTGTTCGCCCACAAGACCGTGCTCCAGAACGTGACACTGGGCCCCACCAAGGTCCTGCGCATGAACAAGGCCGAGGCCGACGCCCGGGGCATGGAACTGCTGGAGCGCGTCCGGATCGGCAACCAGGCCAACAAGTACCCGGCGCAGCTCTCCGGGGGTCAGCAGCAGCGCGTGGCGATCGCCCGCGCCCTGGCGATGAACCCCAAGGTGATCCTCTTCGACGAGCCGACCTCGGCACTGGACCCGGAGATGGTCCAGGAGGTCCTCGACGTCATGACCGACCTCGCCTCCGAGGGCATGACGATGGTCGTGGTCACCCACGAGATGGGCTTCGCGCGCCGCGCGGCCAACCGGGTCGTCTTCATGGCCGACGGACAGATCGTGGAGGAGAACACCCCCGACGAGTTCTTCACCAACCCCCGGTCCGAGCGCGCCCAGGACTTCCTGTCCAAGATCCTGACCCACTAG
- the miaB gene encoding tRNA (N6-isopentenyl adenosine(37)-C2)-methylthiotransferase MiaB: MRTYGCQMNVHDSERLSGLLEDAGYARAAEDTTADIVVFNTCAVRENADNRLYGNLGHLRPVKDANPGMQIAVGGCLAQKDRGEIVRRAPWVDVVFGTHNIGSLPALLERSRVQREAQVEIAESLEHFPSTLPSRRESAYAAWVSVSVGCNNTCTFCIVPALRGKEQDRRPGDVLAEVRALVDEGVSEITLLGQNVNAYGSGFGDRQAFSKLLRACGEIEGLERVRFTSPHPRDFTDDVIEAMAETPNVMPQLHMPLQSGSSRVLKAMRRSYRQERFLGIVEKVRAAMPHAAITTDIIVGFPGETEEDFQETLHVVREARFSMAFTFQYSKRPGTPAATMDDQVPPEVVKDRYQRLVDLQDQISWEENQKLVGREVELLVAEGEGRKDGEHRRLSGRAPDNRLVHFAVGDGDDPRPGDTVTVEVTYAAPHHLVADSGVRALRRTRAGDAWAARNGQPVQEGKPQVLLGMPRIGVPAEEPAPAGGCCEI, translated from the coding sequence GTGCGGACCTACGGCTGCCAGATGAACGTCCACGACTCCGAGCGCCTCTCCGGTCTGCTGGAGGACGCTGGGTACGCGCGCGCAGCCGAGGACACCACCGCAGACATCGTCGTCTTCAACACCTGTGCGGTCCGGGAGAACGCCGACAACCGCCTGTACGGCAACCTCGGGCACCTGCGCCCGGTCAAGGACGCCAACCCGGGGATGCAGATCGCCGTCGGGGGCTGCCTGGCGCAGAAGGACCGCGGCGAGATCGTGCGCCGGGCGCCCTGGGTCGACGTCGTGTTCGGCACCCACAACATCGGCTCCCTGCCCGCCCTGCTGGAGCGCTCCCGCGTCCAGCGGGAGGCGCAGGTGGAGATCGCCGAGTCCCTGGAGCACTTCCCCTCCACACTGCCCAGCCGCCGCGAGTCCGCGTACGCGGCGTGGGTGTCGGTCTCCGTGGGCTGCAACAACACCTGCACCTTCTGCATCGTGCCCGCGCTGCGCGGCAAGGAGCAGGACCGCCGCCCCGGCGACGTGCTCGCCGAGGTGCGCGCCCTGGTCGACGAGGGCGTCAGCGAGATCACCCTGCTCGGCCAGAACGTCAACGCCTACGGCAGCGGCTTCGGCGACCGGCAGGCCTTCTCCAAGCTGCTGCGCGCCTGCGGTGAGATCGAGGGACTGGAGCGGGTGCGCTTCACCTCCCCGCACCCGCGCGACTTCACCGACGACGTCATCGAGGCCATGGCCGAGACCCCCAACGTCATGCCGCAGCTGCACATGCCGCTCCAGTCGGGGTCGAGCCGGGTCCTCAAGGCCATGCGCCGCTCCTACCGCCAGGAGCGCTTCCTGGGCATCGTGGAGAAGGTGCGCGCCGCCATGCCGCACGCCGCGATCACCACCGACATCATCGTGGGCTTCCCCGGCGAGACCGAGGAGGACTTCCAGGAGACGCTGCACGTGGTCCGCGAGGCGCGGTTCTCCATGGCGTTCACCTTCCAGTACTCCAAGCGCCCCGGGACCCCGGCCGCGACCATGGATGACCAGGTCCCGCCGGAGGTGGTCAAGGACCGCTACCAGCGCCTGGTCGACCTCCAGGACCAGATCTCCTGGGAGGAGAACCAGAAGCTGGTCGGCCGCGAGGTCGAGCTGCTGGTCGCCGAGGGTGAGGGCAGGAAGGACGGCGAGCACCGCCGCCTGTCCGGCCGCGCCCCGGACAACCGCCTCGTGCACTTCGCGGTCGGTGACGGCGACGACCCGCGCCCCGGCGACACGGTGACCGTGGAGGTCACCTACGCCGCCCCGCACCACCTGGTGGCCGACTCCGGCGTGCGCGCCCTGCGGCGCACCCGCGCGGGCGACGCCTGGGCGGCCCGCAACGGCCAGCCGGTCCAGGAGGGCAAGCCGCAGGTGCTCCTGGGCATGCCCCGGATCGGTGTTCCGGCCGAGGAGCCCGCCCCGGCGGGCGGCTGCTGCGAGATCTGA